Proteins encoded by one window of Ovis canadensis isolate MfBH-ARS-UI-01 breed Bighorn chromosome 14, ARS-UI_OviCan_v2, whole genome shotgun sequence:
- the CYP2F1 gene encoding cytochrome P450 2F1, with protein MDSISTAILLLILALVCLLLTTSSKGKGRLPPGPRALPFLGNLLQLRSQDMLTSLTKLSKEFGAVYTVYLGPRRVVVLSGYQAVKEALVDQAEEFSGRGDYPAFFNFTKGNGIAFSNGDRWKALRKYSLQILRNFGMGKRTIEERILEEGHFLLEELRKTQGKPFNPTFVVSRSVSNIICSVVFGSRFDYDDDRLLTIIHLINENFQIMSCPWGEMYNIFPNLLDWVPGPHQRLFKNYGRMKDLIARSVREHQASLDPNSPRDFIDCFLTKMAQEKQDPLSHFFMDTLLMTTHNLLFGGTETVGTTLRHAFQLLMKYPEVQVRVQEEIDRVVGRERLPTVEDRVAMPYTDAVIHEVQRFADIIPMSLPHRVTRDTNFRGFTIPKGTDVITLLNTVHYDPSQFLKPKEFNPEHFLDANMSFKKSPAFMPFSAGRRLCLGEALARMELFLYLTAILQSFSLQPLGAPEDIDLTPLSSGLGNVPRPYQLCVRAR; from the exons ATGGACAGCATAAGTACAGCCATCTTGCTCCTGATCCTGGCTCTCGTCTGTCTACTCCTGACCACCAGCTCAAAGGGCAAGGGCCGGctgcccccaggccccagggccctCCCATTCCTGGGAAATCTGCTGCAGCTTCGCTCCCAAGATATGCTGACCTCCCTCACCAAG TTGAGCAAGGAATTCGGCGCAGTGTACACAGTGTACCTGGGGCCCAGACGGGTGGTGGTCCTCAGTGGGTACCAAGCCGTGAAGGAGGCGCTGGTGGACCAGGCGGAGGAGTTCAGTGGCCGCGGCGACTACCCTGCCTTCTTCAACTTCACCAAGGGCAACG gcattgccttctccaatggagaCCGGTGGAAAGCCCTTAGAAAGTATTCTCTTCAAATTCTGCGCAACTTCGGCATGGGGAAGAGAACCATTGAGGAGCGGATCCTGGAAGAAGGCCACTTCCTGCTGGAGGAGCTTCGGAAAACTCAAG GCAAGCCCTTCAACCCCACGTTTGTGGTGAGCCGCTCCGTGTCCAACATTATCTGCTCAGTGGTCTTCGGCTCCCGCTTCGACTACGACGACGATCGTCTGCTCACCATTATCCACCTCATCAATGAAAACTTCCAAATCATGAGCTGCCCCTGGGGAGAG ATGTACAATATCTTTCCGAACCTCCTGGACTGGGTGCCCGGGCCACACCAACGCCTTTTTAAGAACTACGGACGCATGAAGGACCTCATCGCCCGCAGCGTCCgtgaacaccaggcttcccttgacCCAAACTCTCCCCGGGACTTCATTGATTGCTTCCTTACCAAGATGGCACAG GAAAAGCAAGACCCGCTGAGCCACTTCTTCATGGATACTCTGCTGATGACCACACACAATCTGCTCTTTGGCGGCACCGAGACCGTGGGTACCACGCTGCGCCACGCCTTCCAGCTGCTCATGAAGTATCCAGAAGTGCAAG tccgCGTCCAGGAGGAAATCGACCGCGTGGTGGGACGCGAGCGGCTGCCGACTGTAGAGGACCGAGTGGCGATGCCTTACACAGACGCGGTGATCCACGAAGTGCAGCGCTTCGCAGACATCATCCCCATGAGCTTGCCGCACCGTGTCACTCGGGACACGAACTTTCGAGGCTTCACGATACCCAAG GGCACCGATGTCATCACCCTCCTTAATACAGTCCACTACGATCCAAGCCAATTTCTGAAGCCcaaggaattcaaccctgaacaTTTTCTGGATGCCAATATGTCCTTCAAGAAGAGTCCTGCCTTCATGCCTTTCTCAGCCG GACGCCGGCTGTGCCTGGGCGAGGCGCTGGCGCGCATGGAGCTCTTCCTCTACCTCACCGCCATCCTGCAGAGCTTCTCGCTGCAGCCGCTGGGGGCGCCCGAGGACATCGATCTGACCCCGCTCAGCTCGGGTCTTGGCAATGTGCCCCGGCCTTACCAGCTCTGCGTGCGCGCGCGCTGA